From the Candidatus Saccharibacteria bacterium genome, the window ATAGCACCACCTTCAAGACGCTCTATTGCTGGGTCGGAGAGCAGGGCGTGTGTTGCACTCGCAATAACCGCAGTCGCGCCAGACTTACGGAGCGTCTCGGCGGCCGTTACAAGTGTGCCAGCAGTATCTATCATGTCGTCTGTCATGAAGCATATACGGCCCTCGACGCCCTGAAGCTTCTTGGGGCGAATAAGTTTGCTACTGTCGTGCCGGTCACGGGTCTTTTGCAGGTGACGCAAGCGAACACCCAGGATATCAGCAGCCCGCTCGGCATCTTTGGCTCGACCGGTGTCTGGCGAAACAATGGCAAAAAGTTCTGGGTCGCGGTCGCCCATCTCAGTTTTTAGCCCATCTAAAATGAGTCGTTCGGCTATGAGGTGGTCAAACGGTCCATGAAATGTTCCCTGTACCTGCGACGAGTGCATGTCTATAGTGACCAAGCGGTGCGCACCAGCCATCTCAAGCATGCGCGTGACCACGGCAGCCGAAATTGGTTCGCGCCCTTTTGCTTTTCGGTCCTGTCGGCTGTAGCCAAGGTATGGTATGACGACTGTTATTTCGCGGGCAGATGAACGGCGTGCTGCATCTATGAGCAGCATAGTTTCCATAAGCGCGTCATTCACCGAAAGGTGCCGTTTATAATCATGCGCAAATGTTTGAATAATAATGACGTGCTTGCCGCGTACCGACTGCTCGTACTGGACATACAGTTCACTGTTTGCAAAGCGCTTCCGGTTGACCGGACCAAGCTCTAGCCCCATGTGTTTAACACTTTCCTCAGCAAGCTTTGGGTGAACCGTACCAGTTACTATATATAAATCATCTGGGTTGATAGTAACCTTGGTTCCGTTCATAGTGAGCTAAGCCTCTCTTTAAACCTATTTCTTCCAGAGTATAGCGAAAACATGCAGAATGCAATGATTATGGACGGAGCGTGCCACCAAAGACCTGCCACGCCAAGAGCGATTTGGCCACAAGGCTCAAAATGATGTAGGCGCGTTCGCCGTAGAGGTAATCGCGCCATTTACCAACCTGCTTGTACTGCAGCACCATATTCAGCGCAAAGCAGCTGAAAAATACGAAAATAGAGACAGATATCCAGTACACAAACGTTGGGGCGGCACTCCCATTGGCTGCTCCGAGCCACATATAAAATGCCACGACTACCCAAGGGATGAGGCCAGCGAAGGTACCAAGGTTGAAGCTGAGCCAATTAGTCTTTTTGGTGGTTTGGTTGTGCACTTCCATGACGAGCCCGAGCAGGTTCATGACGGCGGTCAGGCTAAACATCATCAGCAGTGAACTGAAATCGTAGATACCCACTAACATGCCAATGGCGACCATCATGGTGCTGGCCGAAATGGCGTATTCGACCCAGCGTAGTTTGTTTATGCCGAGTTTGAGGTCGGCAGCATAGCGCCTGTTGTACACAGTGGCGATAGTAAAGTGGAAAAAGGCCGAGAGGAAAAAGAAGGCAGCAATCAGCCAGGGCAGGTCAACGTTAAAAAGCGTCGTTGTTGTCGGTTGGAGTGACTGGGTTGCTTTGTCGAACTCGAGGTAGTTACCGCTAACGGGCACAGGCAATGACTTGCTGAGTAAGAGGACCGCCACGGCTTGCGCCAGATGCAAG encodes:
- a CDS encoding ribose-phosphate pyrophosphokinase, producing MNGTKVTINPDDLYIVTGTVHPKLAEESVKHMGLELGPVNRKRFANSELYVQYEQSVRGKHVIIIQTFAHDYKRHLSVNDALMETMLLIDAARRSSAREITVVIPYLGYSRQDRKAKGREPISAAVVTRMLEMAGAHRLVTIDMHSSQVQGTFHGPFDHLIAERLILDGLKTEMGDRDPELFAIVSPDTGRAKDAERAADILGVRLRHLQKTRDRHDSSKLIRPKKLQGVEGRICFMTDDMIDTAGTLVTAAETLRKSGATAVIASATHALLSDPAIERLEGGAIDKLIVTDTVPIDYAKKVLGDKLTVIPVAPMIATALHEIATGGSVSDLFDGRNYS
- the heR gene encoding heliorhodopsin HeR, with amino-acid sequence MKKITARSLKKLNIIAGCLHLAQAVAVLLLSKSLPVPVSGNYLEFDKATQSLQPTTTTLFNVDLPWLIAAFFFLSAFFHFTIATVYNRRYAADLKLGINKLRWVEYAISASTMMVAIGMLVGIYDFSSLLMMFSLTAVMNLLGLVMEVHNQTTKKTNWLSFNLGTFAGLIPWVVVAFYMWLGAANGSAAPTFVYWISVSIFVFFSCFALNMVLQYKQVGKWRDYLYGERAYIILSLVAKSLLAWQVFGGTLRP